A genomic segment from Salvia splendens isolate huo1 chromosome 13, SspV2, whole genome shotgun sequence encodes:
- the LOC121762641 gene encoding kirola-like — protein MGLHGKLVAAIEFKAGGDVFHELLRHKPHQISTITPELIKGCDLHEGEFGHVGSIICWDYILDGKVKKAKEVIQLIDEEKKLIQLKVIEGDLLELYKDFVFTSHIETKDGIDLVTSTFEYEMVNEDVEHPFSTLSLVVDVIKAVETHHLAQP, from the exons ATGGGATTACATGGGAAATTGGTTGCAGCAATAGAATTCAAAGCCGGTGGAGATGTATTCCACGAACTTTTAAGGCACAAACCACATCAGATTTCCACAATTACCCCTGAATTAATAAAAGGATGTGATCTTCATGAGGGTGAATTTGGTCATGTTGGTTCTATCATTTGCTGGGATTATATCCTTG ATGGAAAAGTGAAGAAAGCAAAAGAAGTGATCCAGTTAATTGATGAAGAGAAAAAACTGATCCAACTTAAGGTGATTGAAGGAGACTTGTTGGAGCTTTACAAAGATTTCGTTTTTACAAGTCACATAGAGACAAAGGATGGCATTGATTTGGTGACAAGCACCTTCGAATACGAGATGGTAAATGAGGATGTGGAGCATCCCTTTTCAACTCTCTCATTGGTCGTTGACGTCATCAAAGCTGTTGAAACTCATCACCTTGCCCAACCTTGA